The genomic window GGCCAAGATgaatttccaaataatttaagCAAAGATATACTAATTTAGGCAAATAATGTGGTTTCAGTCATGGTGGTCTCAGTTATGAAGACCATGGAAGGTCAGGCAAATTATTCAAATATAGCTTGTATTGTGCTGAAAACCTGTTAGTGAAGCACTCTAAGGCTGTGGTTTCAGACTTAATAGACTCCCATATGAAAAGTTTGCATGACATAGCAGGCAAGCTCTTGACTAATTCAGATTTTGCTTCTTCAGCAAAGCTGACTCTGTTCACCCTAGGCAGTCATAAGGCTGCAGAAATTGTACAAGCAATGTTGAATCATTTTCATTCTACCTTGATAGTGCAAAAAAAGTCTAGCGTATGCCTCTGTGAAGACAGGTTCAAGAACAGATGCAAAGGCTCAGAATTGAGGTCTGCAGCAACAAGGACTGAAacattgccaaaagaaaaagaaatgacctGTGCAGATGCAGTGGGTAACCACATTATTAAGCAAGGGTTTACCCTCTGGcatgaaaaccaaaaccaatgcatcCAATGCTCAAATTCACAACCAAAAAGGGAGCTGAAACAAGATCACCGAAGAACATGCCCTGGAGTTCAGAAATCTGGGATGTAGCCAAAACGTTACCACATTCATGGGCTTGATTGTGATTGCATTAATGCCCATAGGTTGTCATCTAGGCTAGCAGAAGAATGCCAACAAGAAAGCAACAGAAGGTGGCAATGCTAGCAAAGCAAGTCCCAGTGCCTTTGGGTTGTTATTACAGGCGTCCCATGAACCCACCTTcgaaacattttcagaaagatgTTGGGATCCATCAAAAGAAGCTGAAGAACTTCTGATTCACAGAAGTCAGATACTGAAAGGCAGAAGTCCAAGAATGACATGTCCAGTGCTACATTAATGCTAATCTGGAAGTTACTAAACAAAAATAGAAGAGGGGTTTTTTGCTTGCAAAGTAGAAAGTCAGCCTGGAAATCCAGTCATTgatgaaacaaaccaaaatactggCAAAACTACTAAGGGACATATTGGCCTTTCAGACACTGAGCAATCCTGTGAAGAGGTCATATCTGGACCGACTGAAATGCTTACTGATCAACTTGATCTGAgcagagaagacagcagcagcacacaaTTTATTGGCAGTCTGGTGGATACAGTGCTAAAGCTGTGTCTTATGATAGTTAAAAACAGCAACTCTGAGTCACTTCTGGCAGAGTCAGGGAGCAGGGAGGATCAGTGGGCTCTAGGGGCATGGGAACTGCTGACTACATGGCTGGATCCAGTAAAGGTGCTGTATCAGGACACAGCGTGGTAGTGGTGAATCGGAATCCTTCTGACAATGTGTGTAACAGCTCTGAGCCCTCTTGCAGCGGATGATTGCCTGTCAGGCAGATGTGCCTGCACGCTGCTTCTCAGATGGCGGTGAGTTCATGTATAAGCAAGGCAGAAATTAGAATGTGATTGGACTTACGTATTTGGTTGGTTCCCCCAATCTTGCCGCCTTACGGGgaacaaaaatctttttcttgAGAAAATCTTTTGTAGACATTTCTCCTCTTAAGCTAGTGCCCTGAGTAGCAATGTGGGCTACTACTAATCTACTGTCTTGttacaaaatagtaaaataacAGGAGATAAAGACGTGCAGAAAAATGTGTTCCTTTAGCTCAGCACAAAGGTGGTGCAAAATTATCTTATATGCTATATTTCCCACAAATTCAGTGGGTCTAATTTTAAAGGTAACAAATATATTTGCTTTCAACATTTATTACGTAAATTAAGATGTTTACATTCAGAAATGTTCTATAATGGCATTGccatttaataaagaaatattcACACTCTAAAGATTATGAgtttttcacaaacatttttacCCATGTTACTGAATTGCTATGGATTCTGAGTATCAAATAATTCAGAAtcccaaattacttttctctctttatttattatatttcttcCAACTTGGACAATGAAGAGCAGTCTGAGCTGTGTTTAGAGTCTCCTCCCCTTTGCTAATGACCTAGCAGACAGCAGCTCTTCACCTCTTGTGATCATTCCGTTtggcagcttcttacagaatCCAGCCATGGAGAATGTAAGCCTCCAACAGCAGGATGGAAGTAGAGGACCGAGGTGCATCTGCTACATCATGCTCACTCACACACAGCCACATGCATGTGTACAATCTCTTCAGTTCCCCTTTAAAATAACTGACGTTATCGGTACATCTGCTATCTCACACCCCTGTATCACTTCTAGTGTATAACACATTTCTGTTTCgtttctgcttctctgcagcTTCAGAAGCTGTCATCAGTAGCAGTGGAGATGGGGTGCAGAGTAGGAGAAATTTTACAAGCAATGGTGAAATAGAAGAAGGGAGGCCAGTCTGGTGAGGCTGTAGGCAACCCCCTTCAGTTGCCAGTCTTGAACTGCCTGCTTAATTACTCGTGAGCGGGGCCATCGCCTGTCACCTCCTTACCAGCAGCATGATGCTGGGCCAGCAAAGCACAGCATGCTGATGTCAGCCAAGCACTTAGCAGAATTCCATCATCTCAGACTCATTTATACACCAGTGATTTGTAGAAGCTGATAATAGTTGTACTACTCCTGCTTGGCAAACGTATGAattaaaaaagcatgcaaaatagCTGGGGAAATCTGTCTGAAAAAATGTCGGCCACAAAAACTAGCGTTTACCTGCCTCCTTGAAGAAAATTTTGTGTGCTCTCCTTGGCTGCCTCCACCACAGAGTTCCTATCCTTCCTCAGTATCTTTCTTTAGGCAGAGTTTGGTCCAGCGCATCCAAGGAAAAGCAAGCTCCTTGCTCTCCGGAGTGACTCAGGGTTTGCAGCAAAGCAGCCTGTCACTCATGCACTCCATCCAGTCCTCGTCCCACAGCAAGCGCTATGGGTTTAGCATTCCTCAAACTTCGCTCTTTATCCACTTGAAAGCATTTGCGAGTTTGAGACTGGTGTCTAAACAACCGAGTTTTTTGTTCTGTAACGCATAGTCTGTTCTTTAGAAATCTGCATAGTGACATGAGAAAAATCACAGAGATCCAGGGGGGAGCACGTCGTAACACCAACTTAGGGACTGGAGGTTAAGAGTGGTTTTGTATAATGtggaaaatagagaaaatagTATATTACTGAAATTTTTAGATAATGCCaataagaaaaagacaaaaaataccaCTGAGGGCATAGAATATGacctagaaaaaaattacatttttaacgTAAGGAGAGTTTGCATACAGTATCAGGAGAGACAGAATAATATAATATTTATAATGTAATTTATAGTATCAAGAAAGACAGAATTTAGAAAAATGCAAggcagctgtaaaaaaacctgaaataaaaatacacagtggAAAGCAGAACCCAGGAAAACAGCACCAAAAGAGACCAAGGAGTGGCAGTGAAGATCAAGCGAGGTGTGTTTGCAATACACTATTATATAGAGGAAGACAGACTATAGGCAAATATGTTAAGGCTTGACTTAACAAAGTACAAGGGTACCATAGTTCTCAGTTGTACACCCCCCTAAGATTGCTCCTTGAACAGTAAATCTGGTCCAAGAAActactttaacaaaaaaaatgctgaaataatggAGGAAATTTAGAAGACAGAAAATTGATAATGGGCTAcgagatgtgattttttttgaatAATTAAATGTATCTATGTGGGTTACAAGATTTATGTGAATGGACACATAACATGATGACTGCTTATGCAAGAGATCTTTAAATATTAAAGCAAGAAGGGAATTTATTTGGAAATGTACTAGAAGGCATAACTAAAATAACAGAGGTAAAGTAAGTACCAGTAAGTAATCACTACCCTTCATCAGGATTTATAACTGTGTACTTCGGAGCTGATCCTGGCCAGTCATTTGTGTTACTTTATGAACATTTACATAGCCAGTAGATACACATTAAGGTTACAAAGAAGGTCAGTGAATTGAGAACTCGCACGTTTCTGTTCCTTGCAGCCTATTGAACGCATTTTTGCCCAAGTTTGATCGTGTTTGCACTAGCATTAAATCTGGAATTACTCCGTTGAGTTCAGTAAACAAACTGACCCTCTGCACCCTAAAAGGCTCCTGCGACAGAAATAGGACCATAGTGGGGAGACAGCAGGAGTCTTGGGTGACCTGGGCTGTACCTTCCCACATGGCTCAGCTCCCTGCATGGGCAGATTCTGCCAACCCGCTATTTCTCAGCAGGAAACGGGCATGGCTCGTGCCAGTAGCCTTGCCGTATTTTCCACCACTGAAGTCCCTCAGAGAGGATCCTGCACAATGAACTCAGTAA from Accipiter gentilis chromosome 18, bAccGen1.1, whole genome shotgun sequence includes these protein-coding regions:
- the AKAP3 gene encoding LOW QUALITY PROTEIN: A-kinase anchor protein 3 (The sequence of the model RefSeq protein was modified relative to this genomic sequence to represent the inferred CDS: inserted 2 bases in 2 codons; substituted 3 bases at 3 genomic stop codons), whose protein sequence is MRPLLEGKXELEEVSFYADRLSNLVIATAHKEINEKSDGPDPCFAVLGKPSNKFVGLEEKGGTTEEGKVPLQKHFGQDEFPNNLSKDILIXANNVVSVMVVSVMKTMEGQANYSNIACIVLKXLLVKHSKAVVSDLIDSHMKSLHDIAGKLLTNSDFASSAKLTLFTLGSHKAAEIVQAMLNHFHSTLIVQKKSSVCLCEDRFKNRCKGSELRSAATRTETLPKEKEMTCADAVGNHIIKQGFTLWHENQNQCIQCSNSQPKRELKQDHRRTCPGVQKSGIEDSSSTQFIGSLVDTVLKLCLMIVKNSNSESLLAESGSREDHKGAVSGHSVVVVNRNPSDNVCXQLXALLQRMIACQADVPARCFSDGASEAVISSSGDGVQSRRNFTSNGEIEEGRPVCLNVQQEIIPTLKSLYYEWARKEKQNDFPKVLQQLLVETLQAYFQELICEITKELVGNVKFHIPPVVAVVVVGTAVHIADAGAGSLPAGDLMAQFFSSFSVSSSVGVKTTGEEREVEVRARLEKTLAPPSAADLPLQAVAKTFPLLREPRAPGQAGYDVPSHAAVEAPLWVKPKARQ